Below is a window of Prosthecochloris sp. GSB1 DNA.
GAGATTTTGCAAACGATCGAGAGACGTTCACGGATTGACATGACAAAGCTGACGTTTCTTACCACTCTTTTCGGTATTGGCACCATCGGGAAAATCGATATTCCAGGGGCTATGGGGGCAACCGATATAACGCTCTTTGGAACGCTCTACATCGCGCCTTTTGTCGCGCTTGTCTGCGATTGTTTTATTCTTCGTGAGCTCTGGTCGGTCCGCAGGATCGGCCATTTTCTTAGTAAGCACGGTTGTCCTGATGAACAAGATTTCGAGTGTGCGATCAAGTCCCGCCGCAATCCGTTCTACAAATATGGCTTTTCTGGCCTGAGCCTTTTGACGATCGCGATAGCCGTTTGGATGCTTGCTGTTCAGAAAGGGGGAATAGGCATGTTAAATATGAGTGACACAGCCTGGGTGATCGTGTCAATCATCGGTTGGTTGTTTGTCGATGTGCGCGGATACCGGTTATTGAAGCAAACCTTCGACACTAAAGCTTCGAGCCGTGAACCGTTCTTTTTCCGGGAATATGGCGATGCGCACGATAAGCCGCCAAGGCCGTTGAGGCGAGATGCTTTCTGAACGTTACAACTTCCGGCCCGAGGCAAGCTGCGGCAAGGTATGATCGAACCTAACGGTATCGGATTCGAGGAGGTCTGTCGGCGACGTTACGGCAGTCGACGGGATATCCCTTGCGGCGGGGAGGGGAGAGCTTGTTCGGCTTTCTCGGGCTTTTTGTCGCCGTCAACGGGGTTTTCGAGGCCCGGACATGTTTCAATTTTTTCCGGTTTTCGATGATTTTTCTCCGCGGCTTTTTTTCCTGTCGGGGAGTTGCCGGTGTTTACTTCAGCCGCCTGCCCGCGCCGTTGCCTCTGACTTACGGCGCGGATGTCTTTGCACGGGGCTCATCGTGGAAGCGCAGTGAGCGTCCGTCGGTGTGGTTTTTCTCGTGCGCTGTCTGTATGTCTGCTGCCGGATCATGTGGGGAAGCGGATATATGAGGGCTATTTTTCGAAGAAGGCCACCGCACCGTATCCGACGACGGCGTCCCTGTCATGATACATCGAGTCCCCGCTGTTCGAGTACAGGAGTTTCCTGCTTTTCCAGCCCGATCTTCCGGCTATTTCGAGTACCGTTTTGAGGCCGTCAGGACCGCAGAAAAGCGCGTCTTCATGAGGAATGTTGCGTTTCATGGTTTTTCGTACGTGCTTGTCGAGCCCCTCGATATCCATTGCGATGATGTGTTCGAGGGTTTTTCTGTCTATGCCGCAGGCGTCATCGTATGACGGATAGTGAGAAAGATCCGTGCTGGCTATGAGAAGATCTTCGGGGCCGAGCGTTTCTTTCAGGAGTTCGGCCGCCTTGCGATAGATGTTCGGCGGGTTTTCCCCGAACAGCAGGGGAAGTATCCGGAAGCCCGGTTTCAGCGTGTACTGGAGAAACGGAATATGCACCTCGAGGATATGGTCTGAATGGTGCGCTATGTTGAGCACGTTCGCGAGATCGGGCGCTCTGTTCCGCAGCCGCTTCACGGCGGTTGTGTTCAGCGGAACCTGGCCGAGAGGGGTCTGCCAGATTGCGTGGCCGTCGAGGGCCACGCCCGCGAAGACATAGGCGTGGGCGTTGCCAAGGAGGTAGACCGTGTCGAACGACTTTCCCCGCAACAGCTTGTAGGCCGACGCGGCGACTTTTCCGCTGAAGCTGTAACCGGCATGAGGGACCATGATCCCCCTGATTTTCCGGTTGCCGACAGCCGCGGGGGGAACGGGAGCGTCGTCGAGCAGCTTCAGTACCGTTTTTTCGAGTTCGGCGGAATCGGATGGATAGAACGATTCCGCGACCGCAGGGTATCTGATGTCGGGTCTCATCTTTTCGTGTCTGTCGATTGATTCATGCGCAGCGGTTTCATTTGCCGGGTCCGGGCCTGCTCGCCAGGACGAGGTTCGGGATGGAAGCGCCGCAAGCCCGGCACCGGCCGTTTCTGTCTCTGCGGGTCGTCCTGTAACCTTGCCGTTCGATAACGGAGGCGCCGCATGCTGGACAATGCGTGTCCTGGTGGAAGTGCGAACTATATATATATACAAGACCGGCGCTATTGCCAATCTCGATTGCCGTTTCGAGGCTTTGCGGCATGGTGGGAGGAATATCACGCATTTTCCAGGAGATGCCCGGAACGAATCCCGACAGGTGCCAGGGGGTGTCGCTTCCGAGTTCGCCTGCGATGAATTCCGCCATTTCCCGAAGCATTTTCCCGTCGTCGGAAAATCCGGGGATCAGGAGTGTCGTGATTTCGAGGTGGATGTTCGTGCGGGCAATCCGTTTCAGGTTGTCGAGCACCGGTCCGAGCCTCGCTCCGCATACTTTTCTGTAAAAGGCGTCACGCATCGATTTCAGATCGATATTGATTGCGTCGAGCAGAGGTTCGATCGCGTCCAGGCAATTGTCCGACATGAAGCCGTTGCTTACCCAGATGGTTTTCATGTCCTGTTTCCTTGCCTCGCGCATGGTATCGAGGGCATATTCGGCGAATATCGTCGGTTCGTTATAGGTGCACGCAATCGAAGAACAACCGCTTTCGATGGCCGTCCTAACGATGGATAAGGGAGGGACCGGCTCCGTGTCCTCAGCGCGGGAGCGACTCTGGCTTATGCGCCAGTTCTGACAGTTTTCGCAACGGAAGTTGCAGCCGCGTGTTCCGAAAGAGAGGGCGCGGCTGCCGGGAAGGAAATGGTACAGCGGTTTTTTCTCGACCGGGTCCGCCGCAAGGCCAGCCGGGCGACCGTAGTTTTCGCTGAAAAGCGTTCCCAGCCTGTTGACGCGGGTTCCGCATATGCCGCGACGTCCCTTTCCGAGCCTGCAGTAGTGATGGCACAGATCGCACTGGACGGTGTCTCCGCCCGATCTGTGACAGAAGTCCGCTTTCTGTTGCATGGCCGAGTCCTCGTTCTGACGCCTTTCCGGCCCTTATCGACGCGCGGCCCCGCCGGAAGGTGCGCCCTTGGTTATGCTCCGTCATCCGGAAATGTCGCCGTCCCGGTATAGACGATGTGGGCGGGCCCGGAAAGGAAGACCTCCTGCATGTTCTCGGAAAAATCGATCCGCAGGACATCTCCGCTTCTGACGGAAACGCTGACGCTGGTGGAGTCGAGCTTGCCCAGGCGGTAGCTCATGAGCGCTGCGGCCACCGCTCCGGTTCCGCATGCGAGCGTTTCAGCCTCGACGCCCCGCTCGAACGTCCTGACCTTCAGGCTTTCCGGCCCGGTCACTTCTATGAAGTTGACGTTGGTTCCCTGCGGGAACAGGTCGGTATTGTTGCGGATGGCGCTGCCTGCGTCATCGACGTTGAACGTATCGAGCCCTTCGGTATAGATGATGGTGTGCGGGGAGCCGGTGTCGACGAAATGGCACGAAAAGCCGTTTGCGTAGAAGTTGTTCCTGAAATCTTCAGGGACAACCATTTTCAGCTTTACCAGTTCCGGACCGGTGACCCAGGCTTCGTAACGGTTTCCGTTCGCTTCGAAAACCGTCGCGTCGCCGGCGATACCCGCGACACGGGCGAAGTAAGCGGCGCATCTGCCGCCGTTGCCGCACATCGAGCCAGCTCTTCCGTCGGCGTTGAAGTACTTCATGGTGAAGTCATGGTTCGCTGAAGGTTCGACGAGAATGAGACCGTCGGCGCCTATGCCGGTTCTCCGCCGGCAGAACCTTCTGATCTGGTGTTCGGTGAAGCGTATATCCCGCTTCATGTTGTCGATGACGATGAAATCGTTCCCCGCCCCTGACATTTTCGAAAAACGTATCTGCATAAACGCGTTCATTTTTGTGATGAGGTATTTTTGGCGTATCGCCGATGTCTGTCTGTTTTGCCTCTTCCCGTATCTTCTGT
It encodes the following:
- the amrS gene encoding AmmeMemoRadiSam system radical SAM enzyme; translated protein: MQQKADFCHRSGGDTVQCDLCHHYCRLGKGRRGICGTRVNRLGTLFSENYGRPAGLAADPVEKKPLYHFLPGSRALSFGTRGCNFRCENCQNWRISQSRSRAEDTEPVPPLSIVRTAIESGCSSIACTYNEPTIFAEYALDTMREARKQDMKTIWVSNGFMSDNCLDAIEPLLDAINIDLKSMRDAFYRKVCGARLGPVLDNLKRIARTNIHLEITTLLIPGFSDDGKMLREMAEFIAGELGSDTPWHLSGFVPGISWKMRDIPPTMPQSLETAIEIGNSAGLVYIYSSHFHQDTHCPACGASVIERQGYRTTRRDRNGRCRACGASIPNLVLASRPGPGK
- the amrB gene encoding AmmeMemoRadiSam system protein B, with the translated sequence MRPDIRYPAVAESFYPSDSAELEKTVLKLLDDAPVPPAAVGNRKIRGIMVPHAGYSFSGKVAASAYKLLRGKSFDTVYLLGNAHAYVFAGVALDGHAIWQTPLGQVPLNTTAVKRLRNRAPDLANVLNIAHHSDHILEVHIPFLQYTLKPGFRILPLLFGENPPNIYRKAAELLKETLGPEDLLIASTDLSHYPSYDDACGIDRKTLEHIIAMDIEGLDKHVRKTMKRNIPHEDALFCGPDGLKTVLEIAGRSGWKSRKLLYSNSGDSMYHDRDAVVGYGAVAFFEK
- the dapF gene encoding diaminopimelate epimerase yields the protein MQIRFSKMSGAGNDFIVIDNMKRDIRFTEHQIRRFCRRRTGIGADGLILVEPSANHDFTMKYFNADGRAGSMCGNGGRCAAYFARVAGIAGDATVFEANGNRYEAWVTGPELVKLKMVVPEDFRNNFYANGFSCHFVDTGSPHTIIYTEGLDTFNVDDAGSAIRNNTDLFPQGTNVNFIEVTGPESLKVRTFERGVEAETLACGTGAVAAALMSYRLGKLDSTSVSVSVRSGDVLRIDFSENMQEVFLSGPAHIVYTGTATFPDDGA